A window of the Vibrio pomeroyi genome harbors these coding sequences:
- the recA gene encoding recombinase RecA produces the protein MDENKQKALAAALGQIEKQFGKGSIMRLGDNRTMDVETISTGSLSLDIALGAGGLPMGRIVEVYGPESSGKTTLTLELIAAAQKVGKTCAFVDAEHALDPIYAQKLGVDIDALLVSQPDTGEQALEICDALARSGAIDVLVIDSVAALTPKAEIEGEMGDSHMGLQARMLSQAMRKLTGNLKQSNCMAIFINQIRMKIGVMFGNPETTTGGNALKFYASVRLDIRRTGAIKDGDEVVGNETRIKVVKNKIAAPFKQAETQILYGKGFNREGELIDLGVKNKLVEKAGAWYSYKGDKIGQGKANAGKYLRENPEVALEIDTKLRELLLTPAVLEEKDVEQEEENEEL, from the coding sequence ATGGACGAGAATAAACAAAAAGCGTTAGCCGCAGCCCTTGGTCAGATTGAAAAGCAATTTGGTAAAGGTTCTATCATGCGTCTTGGTGATAACCGCACAATGGACGTAGAAACTATTTCTACTGGTTCTCTATCTCTAGATATCGCACTAGGTGCTGGTGGCCTACCGATGGGACGTATCGTAGAAGTTTACGGTCCAGAATCATCAGGTAAAACAACGTTAACGCTTGAGCTTATTGCTGCAGCACAAAAAGTTGGCAAGACGTGTGCTTTCGTTGATGCGGAACACGCACTAGACCCTATCTACGCTCAAAAGCTTGGTGTTGATATCGATGCGCTTCTTGTTTCTCAACCAGACACTGGTGAGCAAGCACTAGAAATCTGTGATGCACTGGCTCGTTCAGGTGCAATCGATGTACTTGTTATTGACTCAGTAGCAGCACTAACACCAAAAGCAGAAATCGAAGGCGAAATGGGCGATAGCCACATGGGTCTTCAGGCTCGTATGCTTTCTCAAGCGATGCGTAAGCTAACTGGTAACCTAAAGCAGTCTAACTGTATGGCTATCTTCATCAACCAAATCCGTATGAAGATTGGTGTGATGTTTGGTAACCCAGAAACCACAACTGGTGGTAACGCTCTTAAGTTCTACGCATCTGTTCGTCTTGATATCCGCCGTACTGGTGCGATCAAAGATGGTGATGAAGTTGTTGGTAACGAAACGCGTATCAAGGTTGTTAAGAACAAGATTGCTGCACCGTTTAAACAAGCTGAAACTCAAATCCTATACGGCAAAGGCTTCAACCGTGAAGGTGAGCTTATCGATTTAGGTGTTAAGAACAAGCTGGTAGAAAAAGCGGGCGCTTGGTACAGCTACAAGGGCGATAAGATCGGCCAAGGTAAAGCTAACGCTGGTAAATACCTACGTGAGAACCCAGAAGTTGCTCTTGAGATCGACACTAAACTTCGCGAGTTGCTACTAACTCCTGCTGTTCTTGAAGAGAAAGATGTAGAACAGGAAGAAGAAAACGAAGAGCTATAA
- the pncC gene encoding nicotinamide-nucleotide amidase — MQMTQALSEKLGSLLAKHKQVLVTAESCTGGGVATAVTDVAGSSGWFDRAFVTYSNEAKQEMIGVQLETLVEFGAVSEPVVIEMAKGALQHSNGTISVSISGIAGPGGGTEEKPVGTVCFAWKALNGWDKVETNVFTGDRSQVRQQATHHALQVIYDYLSMEGK, encoded by the coding sequence ATGCAGATGACTCAAGCTCTTAGTGAAAAACTCGGATCATTACTGGCAAAACATAAACAAGTGCTAGTGACCGCTGAATCTTGTACTGGCGGCGGTGTAGCAACGGCGGTCACCGATGTGGCAGGTAGCTCTGGATGGTTTGATCGTGCTTTTGTCACATACAGTAATGAAGCTAAGCAAGAGATGATTGGTGTTCAGCTTGAAACCTTGGTTGAGTTCGGTGCGGTAAGTGAACCTGTGGTGATAGAAATGGCCAAGGGTGCGCTACAACATTCAAATGGCACTATTTCTGTGTCGATCAGTGGTATTGCTGGCCCTGGCGGCGGCACAGAAGAGAAGCCTGTTGGTACCGTCTGTTTTGCTTGGAAGGCATTAAACGGTTGGGATAAAGTGGAAACGAATGTATTTACAGGTGATAGATCACAAGTACGCCAACAAGCCACGCACCATGCCCTGCAAGTTATTTATGATTACCTATCAATGGAAGGTAAGTAA
- the mutS gene encoding DNA mismatch repair protein MutS, which produces MKADQKHTPMMQQYLKLKAENPEILLFYRMGDFYELFYDDAKKASQLLDISLTKRGSSNGEPIPMAGVPYHAVEGYLAKLVQLGESVAICEQIGNPALSKGPVERAVVRIVTPGTVTDEALLSERIDNLIAAIYHHNGKFGYATLDITSGRFQLCEPETEEAMAAELQRTSPRELLFPEDFEPVDLMASRNGNRRRPVWEFELDTAKQQLNQQFGTRDLVGFGVEGAKLGLCAAGCLIQYVKDTQRTALPHIRSLTMDKQDHSVILDAATRRNLEITQNLGGGTDNTLAEVLDHTATAMGSRMLKRWLHQPMRNISALDQRLDAIGEMKDLALFTELQPTLKQIGDIERILARLALRSARPRDMARLRQAMEYLPELAETLTQLKHPYLTQLAQYASPLDEVSELLERAIKENPPVVIRDGGVIAEGYNAELDEWRDLAAGATEFLDKLEQEERERHGIDTLKVGYNNVHGFFIQVSRGQSHLVPPHYVRRQTLKNAERYIIPELKEHEDKVLNSKSKALAIEKQLWEELFDLLLPYLERLQNIASSVSQLDVLQNLAERADTLDYCRPTMTKAAGVQIQAGRHPVVEQVMDEPFIANPIDLNDKRKMLIITGPNMGGKSTYMRQTALIALMAHIGCYVPAESATIGSIDRIFTRIGASDDLASGRSTFMVEMTETANILHNATPNSLVLMDEIGRGTSTYDGLSLAWASAEWLANQINAMTLFATHYFELTELPNQLPTLANVHLDAVEHGDSIAFMHAVQEGAASKSYGLAVAGLAGVPKAVIKNARAKLTQLEALSIESPTSKPSGVDIANQLSLIPEPSEVEQALANVDPDDLTPRQALEELYRLKKLL; this is translated from the coding sequence GTGAAAGCCGATCAAAAACATACTCCCATGATGCAGCAGTACCTAAAACTAAAAGCAGAAAATCCAGAAATTCTGCTGTTCTACCGCATGGGCGATTTCTACGAGCTTTTCTACGATGACGCTAAAAAAGCTTCTCAACTCCTCGATATTTCACTGACTAAGCGTGGTTCATCAAATGGTGAGCCGATTCCGATGGCAGGTGTTCCATACCATGCGGTTGAAGGATACCTTGCAAAGTTAGTGCAACTTGGTGAGTCCGTAGCAATTTGTGAACAGATTGGTAATCCAGCACTTTCAAAAGGCCCTGTTGAGCGCGCGGTCGTGCGTATCGTGACACCGGGTACAGTAACCGACGAAGCATTGCTTTCTGAACGCATTGATAACCTGATTGCAGCCATTTATCACCACAACGGTAAGTTCGGCTATGCGACGCTCGATATTACTTCCGGTAGATTCCAACTCTGCGAGCCTGAAACTGAAGAAGCAATGGCCGCTGAGCTACAGAGAACCTCTCCGCGAGAGCTGCTGTTCCCTGAAGATTTCGAACCTGTCGATTTAATGGCAAGCCGTAACGGTAATCGTCGTCGCCCAGTCTGGGAATTTGAATTAGATACCGCGAAGCAGCAGCTGAACCAACAATTTGGCACTCGCGACCTTGTTGGTTTTGGCGTCGAAGGTGCCAAACTTGGCCTTTGTGCAGCTGGCTGTCTTATTCAATATGTAAAAGATACGCAACGTACTGCCCTTCCACACATCCGTTCACTGACCATGGATAAGCAAGATCACTCAGTGATCCTCGATGCTGCGACTCGCCGCAATCTAGAGATCACGCAAAACCTTGGCGGTGGAACAGATAACACCCTTGCTGAAGTACTTGATCACACTGCTACGGCAATGGGTAGTCGTATGCTGAAGCGTTGGTTACATCAACCAATGCGCAATATCTCTGCACTTGATCAACGCCTAGATGCGATTGGTGAAATGAAAGATTTGGCTCTATTCACAGAGCTACAACCGACATTAAAACAGATTGGTGATATCGAGCGTATTCTGGCTCGTCTTGCACTTCGTTCTGCTCGTCCACGAGATATGGCGCGCCTTCGCCAAGCAATGGAATATTTGCCAGAGCTTGCTGAAACGCTAACGCAACTTAAGCACCCATACCTAACTCAACTTGCTCAGTATGCATCTCCTTTAGATGAGGTTTCAGAACTGCTTGAACGTGCAATCAAAGAGAACCCGCCCGTGGTTATCCGCGACGGCGGTGTGATTGCAGAAGGCTACAACGCCGAGCTAGATGAATGGCGTGACCTTGCTGCGGGTGCAACCGAGTTTCTGGATAAGCTTGAACAAGAAGAGCGTGAACGTCACGGTATCGACACGCTAAAAGTTGGTTACAACAACGTACACGGTTTCTTCATTCAAGTAAGCCGCGGACAAAGCCACCTTGTACCGCCACATTATGTTCGTCGTCAAACGCTGAAGAATGCTGAACGTTACATTATTCCTGAGCTGAAAGAGCACGAAGACAAAGTGCTTAACTCTAAATCGAAGGCACTGGCTATCGAGAAGCAGTTGTGGGAAGAGTTGTTTGATTTGCTACTGCCATATCTAGAACGACTACAAAACATCGCTTCTTCAGTATCGCAACTTGATGTACTACAGAACTTAGCTGAGCGCGCAGATACGCTGGATTACTGTCGCCCAACGATGACAAAAGCAGCCGGTGTACAGATCCAAGCGGGTCGTCACCCAGTGGTTGAGCAAGTGATGGACGAACCTTTCATCGCCAACCCTATCGACCTTAACGATAAGCGTAAAATGCTGATCATCACGGGTCCAAACATGGGTGGTAAGTCGACTTACATGCGCCAAACTGCACTTATCGCATTGATGGCTCATATCGGTTGTTATGTGCCAGCTGAAAGCGCGACTATTGGCTCTATCGACCGTATCTTTACTCGTATTGGCGCGTCGGATGATCTGGCTTCTGGTCGTTCAACCTTCATGGTTGAGATGACAGAGACCGCTAATATTCTGCACAACGCAACACCAAATAGCCTTGTGCTAATGGACGAAATTGGCCGTGGTACCAGTACTTACGATGGTCTATCACTGGCGTGGGCAAGCGCAGAATGGCTAGCGAATCAGATCAATGCGATGACTCTGTTTGCAACGCACTACTTTGAGTTAACCGAGCTGCCTAACCAACTTCCAACACTGGCCAACGTCCACTTAGACGCAGTAGAACACGGCGACAGCATTGCCTTTATGCACGCGGTTCAAGAAGGTGCGGCAAGTAAGTCTTACGGCCTAGCGGTTGCAGGGTTGGCGGGTGTACCAAAAGCCGTGATCAAAAACGCTCGCGCGAAGCTAACACAGCTCGAGGCATTGAGTATTGAGTCTCCGACATCGAAACCAAGTGGCGTTGATATCGCAAACCAACTTAGCCTGATCCCTGAACCGAGTGAAGTGGAACAAGCACTAGCGAATGTTGATCCTGATGATCTAACACCTCGCCAAGCATTAGAAGAACTCTACCGCTTGAAGAAGCTTCTCTAA
- the rpoS gene encoding RNA polymerase sigma factor RpoS, with product MSISNAVTKEEFDLDQVTTEPEALGKAKRTVTKKTEAKEEVEVTSKSLDATQLYLGEIGFSPLLTAEEEVLYARRALRGDEAARKRMIESNLRLVVKISRRYSNRGLALLDLIEEGNLGLIRAVEKFDPERGFRFSTYATWWIRQTIERALMNQTRTIRLPIHVVKELNIYLRTARELSQKLDHEPTAEEIASKLDKPVGDVSKMLRLNERVSSVDTPIGGDGEKALLDIIPDINNSDPEVSTQDSDIKNSLIFWLDELNPKQKEVLARRFGLLGYEPSTLEEVGREISLTRERVRQIQVEGLRRLREILIKQGLNMENLFNVEND from the coding sequence ATGAGTATAAGCAATGCAGTAACCAAAGAAGAGTTCGATCTTGACCAAGTAACCACGGAACCGGAAGCTCTTGGAAAAGCAAAACGAACAGTCACTAAGAAAACCGAAGCGAAAGAAGAAGTTGAAGTTACGTCTAAAAGCTTAGATGCCACTCAACTGTATCTAGGCGAAATTGGTTTCTCACCACTATTAACCGCAGAAGAAGAAGTGCTTTACGCACGTCGAGCTCTACGCGGTGATGAAGCAGCTCGTAAACGCATGATCGAAAGTAACCTGCGTTTGGTGGTAAAAATTTCTCGTCGTTATAGCAACCGTGGTTTGGCACTTCTCGATCTAATCGAAGAAGGCAACCTAGGCTTGATTCGCGCCGTAGAGAAATTTGACCCAGAGCGTGGCTTCCGTTTTTCAACTTACGCAACATGGTGGATTCGTCAAACCATTGAACGTGCGTTGATGAATCAGACTCGCACTATCCGTTTGCCAATTCATGTTGTGAAAGAGCTGAACATCTACCTACGTACTGCAAGAGAGCTATCACAAAAGCTTGATCACGAACCAACGGCAGAAGAAATTGCTTCTAAGCTAGATAAGCCGGTTGGTGATGTGAGTAAGATGCTTCGTTTAAACGAAAGAGTGAGCTCTGTTGATACGCCAATTGGTGGTGACGGTGAGAAAGCACTGTTGGATATTATTCCAGACATCAACAATTCAGATCCTGAGGTTTCAACTCAAGATAGCGATATCAAGAACTCACTGATATTCTGGCTTGATGAACTGAATCCGAAGCAGAAAGAAGTGCTTGCACGTCGATTTGGACTACTAGGCTATGAACCGTCAACGCTAGAAGAAGTTGGCCGTGAAATCAGCCTGACTCGTGAGCGAGTTCGTCAAATCCAAGTTGAAGGTCTTCGCCGTCTACGTGAGATTCTGATTAAGCAAGGTCTGAACATGGAAAACCTGTTCAACGTTGAAAACGACTAA
- the nlpD gene encoding murein hydrolase activator NlpD encodes MRSKLFKGSTLLLSCALVGCAANSPAPVSSLNKKYSSIDRGSYRGSYYEVKKGDTLYFIAYVTNKDVNDLVSYNKLSAPYTIHPGQKLKLWRPSYNAPAYGKSTVAAAAVAAPVAASTTSSAASKPKTTSQPSKNSKPAPAQTTTKVAKKDPPKKVEQSKSKEYVGSKGKQNVTPSTKPTSDKVSKWLWPTKGRVIKNFSVGEQGNKGIDIAGQRGQPIVSTAGGTVVYSGNALRGYGNLVIVKHNDNYLSAYAHNDRLLVSEGQSVKPGQKIATMGSSGASSVRLHFEIRYQGKSVNPKRYLP; translated from the coding sequence ATGCGTTCGAAGTTGTTTAAAGGAAGTACTTTACTGCTTAGCTGTGCCCTTGTTGGGTGTGCAGCGAATTCGCCTGCGCCGGTTTCAAGCCTTAACAAGAAATACTCATCGATTGATCGTGGTAGTTATCGCGGTAGTTACTATGAAGTGAAAAAAGGCGATACGCTTTATTTCATCGCTTATGTGACCAATAAAGATGTGAATGACCTCGTCAGTTACAACAAATTGTCTGCGCCTTATACTATCCACCCAGGGCAGAAGCTTAAGTTGTGGCGTCCTAGCTACAACGCGCCAGCGTATGGTAAATCAACGGTAGCGGCTGCAGCAGTTGCTGCGCCTGTCGCGGCATCGACAACGTCATCTGCGGCAAGTAAACCTAAAACCACATCGCAACCGAGCAAAAACTCTAAACCTGCCCCAGCTCAAACTACCACCAAAGTGGCGAAAAAAGATCCACCAAAGAAGGTTGAACAATCCAAATCAAAGGAGTATGTTGGTTCTAAAGGTAAACAGAATGTTACACCGTCCACCAAACCAACAAGTGATAAAGTATCCAAATGGTTATGGCCAACTAAAGGGAGAGTAATCAAGAATTTCTCTGTAGGCGAACAAGGAAATAAAGGCATAGACATAGCAGGACAGCGAGGTCAGCCAATAGTATCTACTGCAGGGGGAACGGTTGTTTATTCGGGTAATGCACTACGAGGCTACGGCAATCTAGTGATTGTGAAGCACAATGATAATTACTTAAGTGCATACGCGCATAACGACCGACTATTAGTATCTGAAGGGCAAAGTGTGAAACCAGGGCAGAAGATTGCAACAATGGGAAGCTCTGGAGCCAGCAGTGTTAGGCTGCACTTTGAGATTCGTTACCAAGGTAAATCCGTAAATCCAAAACGATATTTACCTTAA
- a CDS encoding protein-L-isoaspartate(D-aspartate) O-methyltransferase has protein sequence MSNPQAERLVTFLIENGIRDQKVLDAIYQLPRESFLSQAMYHQAYDNNALPIGQGQTISQPYIVAKMTELLELQQDSRVLEIGTGSGYQTAVLAQLVDHVYSVERIKSLQWDAKRRLKQLDFYNISTKHGDGWQGWSSKAPFDAIIVTAAAESIPQALLQQLKDGGRLLIPVGDDEQQLLKIVRHGDEFLSSVIEMVRFVPLVPGELA, from the coding sequence GTGAGCAATCCACAAGCCGAGCGCTTAGTTACTTTTCTGATTGAAAATGGCATCCGAGATCAAAAGGTTCTTGATGCTATTTACCAACTGCCGAGAGAGAGCTTTTTATCACAAGCGATGTACCATCAAGCTTATGATAATAATGCGCTACCGATCGGACAGGGGCAAACCATCTCGCAACCATACATTGTTGCTAAAATGACAGAGTTACTTGAGTTACAACAAGATAGCCGCGTTTTGGAGATCGGAACAGGTTCTGGCTACCAAACCGCAGTATTGGCTCAGCTTGTTGATCATGTCTATTCGGTTGAAAGAATAAAGTCGCTACAATGGGATGCTAAACGCAGGTTGAAGCAACTCGATTTCTACAATATTTCAACTAAGCATGGTGATGGTTGGCAAGGGTGGTCTTCAAAGGCGCCTTTTGATGCGATTATTGTTACCGCTGCTGCAGAGTCGATTCCTCAAGCGCTTCTGCAACAGTTGAAAGATGGCGGTCGTTTACTGATTCCTGTTGGGGATGATGAACAACAACTGTTGAAGATCGTTCGTCACGGCGATGAATTTTTGTCGAGTGTTATCGAAATGGTGAGATTTGTACCTCTTGTTCCTGGTGAACTAGCTTAA
- the surE gene encoding 5'/3'-nucleotidase SurE → MKILLSNDDGVHAQGIHELANELRDLAEVIIVAPDRNRSGASNSLTLEQPLRVQEIAENTYSVQGTPTDCVHFALNELLKNDMPDLVLTGINHGANLGDDVLYSGTVAAAMEGHFLGVQSVAFSLVGKKHFKTAAAIARRIVEQHLVNPIPTNRLLNVNVPDLALDQLSGTQVTRLGARHHAEDMIKQKDPRGHDIYWLGPPGKEQDAGEGTDFYAIEHGFVSVTPLQVDLTAHESLGAMTTWLGEK, encoded by the coding sequence ATGAAGATTTTACTCAGCAACGATGATGGTGTGCATGCTCAAGGTATTCATGAGCTAGCAAATGAATTACGTGATCTTGCTGAAGTTATCATTGTTGCACCTGACCGTAATCGCTCAGGTGCTTCAAATTCATTAACTTTAGAACAACCTTTGCGCGTTCAAGAAATTGCAGAAAATACCTACTCGGTACAAGGCACGCCGACCGATTGTGTGCATTTTGCGTTAAATGAACTGCTAAAGAACGATATGCCCGATCTGGTTTTAACGGGCATTAATCACGGTGCTAACCTTGGCGACGATGTGCTTTATTCAGGCACAGTCGCAGCCGCAATGGAAGGGCACTTTTTAGGCGTTCAATCGGTGGCGTTTTCACTGGTGGGTAAAAAACATTTTAAGACAGCGGCAGCGATTGCTCGTCGTATCGTCGAACAACATTTAGTAAACCCAATCCCAACCAATCGCCTGTTAAACGTTAATGTTCCTGATCTGGCTTTAGATCAGCTCTCTGGTACTCAAGTAACGCGCCTAGGTGCTCGTCACCATGCTGAAGATATGATTAAGCAAAAGGACCCTCGTGGTCATGATATCTACTGGCTTGGTCCTCCGGGTAAAGAGCAAGATGCTGGCGAAGGTACCGATTTTTACGCGATCGAACATGGCTTTGTATCGGTAACACCGTTACAAGTTGATCTGACGGCGCACGAGTCGTTAGGTGCGATGACAACATGGTTAGGGGAGAAGTAA
- the truD gene encoding tRNA pseudouridine(13) synthase TruD, translating into MSDILSSLDYLNGKPTAKAKLKAKAEHFVVNEDLGFEFTGEGEHLMVRIRKTGENTSFVANELAKACGVKSKDVSWAGLKDRHAVTEQWLSVHLPKGEPDFSAFLAQYPSIEILATARHNKKLRPGDLVGNQFELTLSEVTDCEDVVKRLEKVAQVGVPNYFGAQRFGNEGNNLSEARRWGRDNVRTRNQNKRSLYLSAARSWIYNLILSDRIEQDAFASALVGDIVLKDGAQLTVTADNIEAVNQDIASGSALMTVALAGDNALPTTDESQALEQKHLDAEPDLMALIRGNRMRHDRREASLKPTDLTWEVNEDNVTLKFSLDAGCFATAIVRELVEEVHVERSYEQ; encoded by the coding sequence ATGTCAGATATTTTATCTTCATTGGATTATCTAAACGGTAAACCAACTGCAAAAGCAAAACTAAAAGCAAAAGCCGAACACTTTGTCGTTAATGAAGACTTGGGTTTTGAATTTACTGGCGAAGGCGAGCATCTCATGGTTCGCATCCGTAAAACGGGTGAGAACACGAGCTTCGTGGCGAATGAGTTGGCTAAGGCTTGCGGTGTTAAGTCTAAAGACGTGAGCTGGGCGGGTTTGAAAGACCGTCACGCAGTGACAGAGCAGTGGTTGAGCGTTCACCTACCGAAAGGTGAGCCTGACTTTTCAGCGTTCTTAGCACAATACCCAAGCATTGAAATCCTAGCGACAGCACGTCATAACAAAAAGTTACGTCCAGGCGATTTAGTTGGCAACCAATTTGAGTTGACCTTGTCTGAAGTAACGGATTGCGAAGATGTGGTAAAGCGTTTGGAAAAAGTCGCTCAAGTGGGCGTGCCAAACTACTTTGGTGCTCAGCGTTTTGGTAATGAAGGTAACAACCTATCTGAAGCTCGTCGTTGGGGTCGTGATAACGTTCGTACTCGTAACCAGAATAAACGCAGCTTGTACCTTTCTGCTGCGCGCTCGTGGATTTACAACCTAATCCTTTCAGACCGTATTGAGCAAGATGCGTTTGCATCAGCATTGGTTGGCGATATCGTGCTGAAAGACGGCGCTCAACTAACGGTAACGGCTGACAACATTGAAGCTGTAAACCAAGACATCGCGAGCGGTTCTGCTTTGATGACTGTTGCTTTGGCTGGCGATAATGCCTTGCCAACGACTGATGAGTCTCAAGCTCTAGAACAGAAACACCTTGATGCTGAACCAGATCTAATGGCTCTGATTCGTGGTAACCGTATGCGCCATGATCGCCGTGAAGCGTCACTGAAACCAACGGATTTAACTTGGGAAGTGAACGAAGATAATGTCACGCTTAAGTTCTCTCTTGATGCGGGTTGTTTCGCAACAGCGATCGTTCGCGAATTGGTTGAAGAAGTACACGTAGAAAGAAGCTACGAGCAATAA
- the ispF gene encoding 2-C-methyl-D-erythritol 2,4-cyclodiphosphate synthase, whose amino-acid sequence MIRIGHGFDVHKFGGEGPVIIGGVSVPYEQGLIAHSDGDVALHALCDALLGAIAAGDIGRHFPDTDDEWKGADSRELLKDVYRRVKEQGYVIGNADITIMAQAPKMALHIESMCQAIAQDLETSISNVNVKATTTERLGFTGRKEGIACEAVVLITKSA is encoded by the coding sequence ATGATTCGTATTGGCCATGGCTTTGATGTACATAAGTTTGGTGGTGAAGGCCCGGTAATTATTGGTGGCGTGAGCGTCCCTTATGAACAAGGTCTTATTGCACACTCAGACGGTGATGTTGCCCTGCATGCGTTATGTGACGCTTTATTAGGTGCGATTGCTGCGGGTGATATCGGTCGTCATTTCCCAGATACTGATGATGAGTGGAAAGGGGCAGACAGCCGTGAGTTATTGAAAGATGTTTATCGTCGAGTAAAAGAGCAAGGCTACGTGATTGGTAATGCCGACATTACTATCATGGCGCAAGCACCAAAAATGGCGCTTCATATAGAATCGATGTGCCAAGCTATTGCACAAGACTTAGAAACCAGCATCAGTAATGTGAATGTAAAAGCCACGACCACAGAGCGTTTAGGTTTTACAGGTCGCAAAGAGGGCATCGCATGTGAAGCGGTGGTCCTAATTACCAAAAGTGCGTAA
- the ispD gene encoding 2-C-methyl-D-erythritol 4-phosphate cytidylyltransferase, whose protein sequence is MSTQLQSVIAVVPAAGVGSRMQADRPKQYLKINGTTILEHTVEKLLSHPQVSQIVVAISDDDPYYPELALNQNPQVIRVPGGSERADSVLSALDYIAEQQLGDWVMVHDAARPCVQLGDIDKLISGAMNHDVGAILAAPVRDTMKRGAQGQIEHTVERADLWHALTPQMFKAEPLWNALSEALQQGVSITDEASAFEWKGLSPALIAGRSDNFKITQPEDLALAEFYLSQNKE, encoded by the coding sequence ATGTCGACTCAACTTCAAAGCGTGATTGCTGTTGTACCTGCGGCGGGCGTGGGTAGCCGAATGCAGGCCGACCGTCCTAAGCAATATCTTAAGATTAACGGCACAACGATTTTAGAACACACGGTTGAGAAATTATTGTCTCACCCACAAGTCTCTCAAATTGTCGTCGCGATTAGCGATGATGACCCATACTACCCAGAACTTGCCCTTAATCAGAACCCACAAGTGATCAGAGTCCCTGGTGGAAGCGAAAGAGCGGACTCCGTACTCTCTGCTTTAGATTACATAGCTGAGCAACAGCTCGGTGATTGGGTAATGGTCCACGATGCCGCAAGGCCTTGTGTTCAATTGGGTGATATCGATAAGTTGATCTCAGGTGCGATGAACCATGATGTCGGGGCTATTTTGGCCGCGCCCGTTCGTGACACGATGAAGCGAGGTGCCCAAGGGCAGATTGAGCATACCGTTGAACGAGCTGATTTATGGCACGCACTGACGCCGCAAATGTTTAAAGCCGAGCCTCTGTGGAATGCATTGAGTGAGGCGCTTCAACAAGGTGTTTCGATTACCGATGAAGCTTCCGCTTTTGAGTGGAAAGGTTTATCGCCCGCTTTAATCGCTGGGCGTTCAGATAATTTTAAGATTACTCAGCCAGAAGATTTAGCGCTCGCTGAGTTCTATTTAAGTCAGAATAAGGAATAA
- the ftsB gene encoding cell division protein FtsB gives MRIFALVLLIVFGWLQHTLWLGKNGISDYYGVNNEIQVQQQVNEKLHVRNAEMFAEIDDLRQGLDAIEERARHELGMVKEGETFYRIIGEESH, from the coding sequence ATGCGAATTTTTGCTTTAGTACTGCTCATAGTGTTTGGCTGGCTACAACACACACTGTGGCTCGGTAAAAATGGTATCTCTGATTACTACGGTGTGAACAACGAAATCCAAGTTCAGCAACAAGTAAACGAAAAGCTGCATGTTCGTAATGCCGAGATGTTTGCCGAAATCGACGATCTACGCCAAGGCTTAGACGCGATAGAAGAGCGTGCACGTCATGAACTTGGAATGGTAAAAGAAGGCGAAACGTTTTATCGCATCATTGGTGAGGAATCCCATTAA